A section of the Nitrososphaerota archaeon genome encodes:
- a CDS encoding DUF1634 domain-containing protein, which produces MGGEIKKSGGRMETTLSLVLRWGVILSGIVIFLGVVLMLLTGRSGYGAGADIEKILQYNESNVPHRFYPTDIQTILTGLLTLKPFAIIDFGLIMLIATPIMRIVTAIILFGIERDRKYVVITSIVLAIIILGILTS; this is translated from the coding sequence ATGGGAGGTGAGATTAAGAAATCTGGCGGTAGAATGGAGACAACGCTAAGCCTAGTTCTAAGGTGGGGAGTAATCCTAAGCGGGATAGTCATATTTCTAGGTGTGGTTCTCATGCTTCTAACTGGACGCAGCGGATATGGTGCAGGAGCTGACATTGAAAAGATCCTTCAGTATAATGAGAGCAATGTGCCGCACAGGTTCTACCCCACAGACATCCAAACAATTCTTACAGGACTACTCACTCTCAAACCCTTCGCGATCATAGATTTCGGCTTGATAATGCTAATAGCTACACCGATTATGCGGATAGTCACAGCCATAATTCTCTTTGGCATTGAGAGAGATCGCAAATATGTAGTGATAACCTCGATAGTCTTGGCGATTATAATCCTAGGTATCTTGACCTCTTAG
- a CDS encoding sulfite exporter TauE/SafE family protein, with translation MDPLLFLFVVLLISIAAGLLGAILGLGGGVIVVPALTLLLQVDIHFAIGASIVSVIATSSGAASAYVKERLTNIRIGMFLEIATTIGAVTGAMVAVLVQASLLFLIFGTVLILTVIPLVKRIGEEVPAKSEGDRWSRSLKLEGHYYDEVVKKDVEYRASRTPLGFGMMYAAGLISALLGVGSGPFKVLSMDLVMRLPMKVSSTTSNFMIGVTAAASAGIYFLRGDVNPFIAAPVALGALLGALIGARWLPKVKSSIVRKLFALVLVAVAIQMIVRGLTVGV, from the coding sequence ATGGATCCTTTGCTCTTCCTCTTTGTTGTTCTTCTAATCTCGATTGCAGCTGGACTGCTGGGTGCGATACTGGGGTTGGGTGGTGGAGTAATTGTAGTACCGGCGTTGACGCTTCTCCTGCAGGTGGATATTCACTTTGCAATCGGGGCCAGCATAGTTTCTGTCATAGCTACTTCGAGCGGAGCTGCCTCTGCGTATGTTAAGGAGAGGCTTACGAACATCAGGATAGGGATGTTTCTTGAGATCGCAACCACCATCGGTGCAGTGACTGGAGCTATGGTGGCGGTGCTGGTTCAAGCATCACTGCTCTTCCTCATTTTCGGCACAGTCCTAATCCTTACAGTAATACCTTTGGTGAAGAGAATTGGAGAGGAGGTTCCCGCTAAATCAGAGGGAGACAGGTGGTCTAGAAGCCTGAAGCTCGAGGGCCATTACTATGATGAGGTGGTGAAGAAAGACGTTGAATATAGAGCCAGTCGAACTCCGCTGGGCTTCGGAATGATGTACGCTGCGGGCTTAATCTCAGCTCTGCTCGGCGTCGGCAGCGGCCCCTTCAAGGTTCTCTCCATGGATTTGGTTATGCGGCTCCCGATGAAGGTATCCAGCACCACGAGTAACTTCATGATCGGGGTTACGGCGGCGGCGAGCGCCGGCATCTACTTCCTTAGAGGAGATGTTAACCCGTTTATCGCCGCGCCTGTTGCACTGGGCGCCCTGCTAGGTGCATTAATTGGTGCACGATGGCTCCCGAAGGTTAAGAGCAGCATAGTCAGGAAGCTGTTCGCGTTGGTTCTTGTCGCAGTCGCCATTCAAATGATTGTTCGAGGCTTAACTGTAGGTGTCTAG
- a CDS encoding universal stress protein, translating to MVQISRILVPTDGSPMSLKAEEMAITLAKQFKGEVRFIHVVSTPASQMPQKEANVALEVKDWEELANEDVVSAKKYLRNALRSAEKVKINASAHLYRTTYSVRESICQIADDLDVDIIVMGTKGRSLKQVILGSVAVGVVTYANRPVLVVR from the coding sequence ATGGTTCAGATCAGCAGGATTCTGGTGCCTACGGACGGCTCCCCCATGTCGCTGAAGGCTGAGGAGATGGCCATCACCTTGGCGAAGCAGTTCAAAGGTGAGGTGAGATTCATCCATGTTGTCTCGACTCCTGCTTCACAGATGCCTCAAAAAGAGGCTAACGTTGCGCTCGAAGTAAAGGATTGGGAGGAGCTGGCCAATGAAGATGTTGTTTCAGCGAAAAAATATTTGCGTAACGCGCTTAGATCCGCCGAGAAGGTTAAGATCAACGCTTCAGCACATCTTTACCGGACAACCTATTCGGTTCGGGAATCAATCTGTCAAATCGCAGACGATCTAGACGTTGACATCATTGTAATGGGCACAAAAGGCAGAAGCCTGAAACAGGTTATTCTTGGAAGCGTAGCTGTCGGCGTAGTCACCTACGCCAACCGTCCCGTGCTTGTCGTAAGATAA